The following nucleotide sequence is from Triticum dicoccoides isolate Atlit2015 ecotype Zavitan chromosome 7B, WEW_v2.0, whole genome shotgun sequence.
accgggaactccgtatgcaagcatccttatAGCCATCGTGCACTTttagattgaggtgaatccaagtgtgccggtgcaatccttcttgcacttgaagtagttgtcaaactcccggatggaattcacaatcctgaggaaaagcttccggctcatccgataacggcgcataAATATTTTCTCGCCGTGcaatggagcgtcggcgaagtagtcggagtagagcatgcagtagccttccagacgatgctggttctttgctttcacccgccccggcgccgaaccacctcgccgcagcttttcattgctcgcgagcagtccggcgagggcggcgagcaccatgagatgatcctgctcctggacgtcggcttcggcttcctcctccagcaacgccgcgagcgcctcctcgtcgtccAAGTCCAACGTTGGGCCGGCCagacaaatcgccgaacaccttgcgggcgtggtCGGCGTATGCCCGCCGGTGTACAGCCCCTGCGCGGCCGGAACGGCGGAAAAATCGCCCGGACGGCGGTGAAGAGGCTGCCTCggtgaaacctctctctcctttTCCGACGGGAAATTGCCTATCTAGCTGTGGTGGGTGGTGGGCGGCGCCGGGATCGAAAGGGTGGCGGCCGAGCGCGGCTGGGGGGGGAGGGGGTCGGAGGCGAATCTGGACGGTtggcttgacttttcgcctgaTGGTGTGGCCCCAGGTGTGCTTTTCCCTTGCGTGGGAGCCCCCGAGCGCCcaccagtgcgccgggttcggcctgcgatTGCCGGGCCCAAAAACGGGCCGAGCCGGCGGAATTTGAcgtcttgggggcgcgactggagcGTTTTTTCGGGGCGCGCGCGAAAAAAGTCGCCCGGGGGCCTATTGGGGCGCGGCTTGAAATGCTCTTACTCAGCTTCGTTCATGCATCATCGATGACCTAGTACGAGCCTCTCCGTGTAGATGATCGTTCGAATACCATTGGCCGCTATGTTGTTTTCACAGTTTCCTCTTGTAGCTATACGAGTTTGTTGAATGTAAATCTGTAAGTAATTACTCGTTCCAAAAAGTAGGGTTATCCAATTTCGAGCGGCGGAAACTCTAGCCAAAGTTGATGATCCAATTTCCCTCTTCTGTACGAATGTGAATCGTTCTATACGTCAAGCTGTCTTCATATTGGTGAACATGGCTAACGATTATCGACGAAATTGCTGCCACATCGTTGGCATTTAGCCTTCCTTGATTTGTACCTCATGGCGCAGCTCACAAAAGCCATCAGATTGAGGCAGCCCAGTCCGGCCATCATCCAGAAGAAGCGATCCAAGTGCCCCTCGTTGAGGTCGTCGGGGATCCACCCCGGCGcgccgccggtcgccgtcgcccacTGCACGGCCGTCAGCAGGAGCGAGCTCAGGTACTCCCCGGCTGCTATCGAGAGGAGCCCGAGCGCCGTGCATACTGTCTTCATCGCGGGCGGCGCCTGGCTGTAGAAGAAGCTGAACTGCCCGACGGTGGTGAGCACCTGGCCCACGCCCTCCAGCGCGTACTGTGGCACCTGCCACAACACGCTGGTCCCATTCGGCGCCCGCGGAGACGCCTTTGCCGCGCGGAGGCGTGCCGTCTCGAGAAACGCCGCGGCGCCCATGCTGAGCACCGGCATGGCGAGGCCGGCGCCAATCCTCTGCAGCCCCGAGATGCCGTTCTCCCTCCCGGTGAGCCGCCTGGCCACCGGCACGAACACCCGGTCGTAGAGCGGGATCAGGACGACGATGGTGAGCACGTTGAAGGTGGACATGGACGCGGACGGGATGCGCGCCGAGCCGACGGTGGTGTCCATCGCCATGCCCTGCTCCACGAAAGTTGACGGGACCTGTGCCGCCACGGCGTAGAAGAACACGATGGTGGCCAAGAGCGGCAGCATCCTCACGAGGATCTTGAGCTCCTCCACCTGCGTCACGGCACAGAGCCTCCATGGACCGCGCAACGCCGGCAAgtctgcctcctccacctccttgtTCGACGGCGCGACAATGGCTGCCTTGTCAAAGAATCTGATCAAGTAAGCAGCGGATTTGATCGTGTCAAGAATCTGATAAAGCAAACAACACGAGCAAATCTCAGAGTCATCACTGAACTAACTGAAGATCGGTAGTGTGCTCTATCCTCTCAAATCCCTTCATCACAGGATTGTCCTCTGGCAGCTCGTAGAGGAGAGAGCTATCGGACGGCAACTGGACGTTGAAGTTTCTGACGGCGGCAACGACGACCTGGCACACTCCGGTGAGTGGGCTGCCACGGGTTGGCTGAAACCTGTACTTGTGCGATGTCGCAACCAGGCAGGAGAGCCCGCCGGCGAGGACCGCTGCCAGGATCGTCGGGCCCAGTGCCCAGCCGTAGTGGTCCTGAACCCACACGATGCCGGTGCTTGCTATCGTCGACCCGCAGTACATGGTGAACACGTACCAGTTGAAGAAGGGGCCTTTCGCCCTGCGCTCCAGCGGGTCGCCGTCGTCGAACTGGTCGGCGCCAAAGGACATCAGGCATGGCCGGAGACCGCCTACTCCGACTGCGATAATGTAAAGGCCCAGAAAGAGGATGAACTCCTGAACCGACACCACGTTCGATATGCCGTTCTTGACGAGCAACGGCAGGTACGCCGAGAGAGCTGTCAGGATCATCCCCTgcaagcaaaagaaaaagaacaacATTTCGATCAAACTTCAAACAACAAAAATCCATGAGGCTGAACTCGCTGGCATTGTTCTTTGGTATGGTATAATGCACTAATACAAAATGCATCAGAGAAATCTTTCGTGTGGTTACCAGTCCTAAAATCAACGAAGCGCGATACTAATCTTTTCTAAGGGAAATAGATTCTTCAATCAATATACTAATAAAAGAATATAAATCAAAGTAGCCCTTAATCTGAATATCTCAATTGGCGTCTCAAGTTGCAGAGGAGTCGCTGCAGACAGATGATTATTGTACAGTCTAGGGTTGTTGGTGAGATCGACGTACCACCGCGAAGGTGGAGAAGGAGATGACCCTGGTGCGGTACCTTCCCCAGTAGGAGTCGGCCAAGATAGCGCCGGCCAGTGGGATGACGGAGCTTGTTGCCTGCCAGGTGGAGACACTTCTTGCAGCCGCAACATTGCCCATGCCCAGGAAGACGGTGAGGTACGTGATGAGGTTGCACGTGATCCCATTGATCGATAGGTTGTAGCAGAATTCAATAGCTGCACATCCCCATCAATAAGTGAAAATGAATGGAAAATATACTGCACGCATATTGCTCTTCCGCGCAACCGTGCATGCGGTTGGATTGTGGGAACCAGCATGGATGAGAAGAACGACGGTGGTTGTATGCAAGGAGGCAGAGCATATGTGTTCTGATCTGGATCACGGCTAGGGTTGCTGAAGTCTTCAATATAGCGGTTATGAAGGGAGACCTGGTTTGGAACAAACATGCCTGCCCAAATAGAGTTAAGGGACATGATCGATCCATCCATGATTTCCTTATTCCCATCAAGCAGGTTATTCATAAACAATTTTTCATGGGAATCGGGCAGTTGACCTGTTTGGACAAGCCGGGTGGCTTTACTTTTAGAAGAATTCAACGAAGCCTCttttttaaatccagaaagcaaGTTTAATGTGGAGCGCCTTGGTTATCCACAAGGCCACAAGGCCACAAGGCCAGGAGAGAGAAAAATACACAAGATTTCAGCCATGGACAGACAACTCTCACCATTGATAGGCTGTAGGAGTGATTTGGGTAAAAAAGATCTCAACAGTAGAGGCATGAAAGATTACCGAGAAGTGTGCGGCAAGCGCGCCATCCACCCGTGCGCTGCTTCAGCGCCGGGTTGCCGTCCAAGTCGAGAGACCCGTCGGTGGTGTACGCCTCTGCCGCTCCCTGCGACAGAAATCCCTGCAGCAGTGAAACACCCAGTGATCAAACACCTCTATCCAGCCAAAAGAGATAAAGAAACTGGATCGCAGAGAGGATCCTCGTGACCGTGGAGGCAGAGGCGAGACCTCGGCGGGAGGGTGGTCGAGCAGGGCTACTGCTTGCTCTCGCTGCTCGCTGCCGGAGGCCATGGCCGGTACGGTGGCTGAAGACTCCTCTGCTCTAATGGCTGGCCTGCCCGACGTCTTAAGAAGCTGAGCTCCCGCTGGTAGCATGTTCTGACCATTTTGTGCGTGTGCGTGTGATTATAGGCGAGAGCGAGACCAAGAGAGGATCTGAAAGCTGGACAGGGCAACCAGAGACCGCTGCGGTTCGCGTCAAATCGCCACTACCAAACAGTACTCTTGTCGGCTCATCGCGTGTTAAACGTGGCCCCGCAGctaagtactactactagtactgccCATAGCTCTACTGGTGCGATGCGAAAGGTTGAGGACCAGCTACAGACGAGGTGAAAGCACAAGCTACAGAGATTGAAGTGCCTCCTTCCACATCGTGTGGCGTTGCTGCTGAGCTAGTTCCGCTTGTGACACCAACCCGTGCCTGCCGATGGATGCATGGATCACCTAATACTAATCTCTAAACCGTACGATCCTTCCTTCAAGATTTGTGTTTTTTTAGAAGAAGACCCTAGGAGCGTCCGGCTTTAACTGAATAAAGCCCACAACAGGCAGCGTACACGAGCATAAAGTCTTACAACGCATCAAACACCCTCAAAAGGTCGAGCTAGGCGAGGGGAGCAAGTTTTGGATTACAAGCCGTAGCCGGCACAAACAGAGCACGCAGGCTCGCGGAAATGAAGCCAAAAGGTGCCACACATCCCTACCGGGGCGGCGCAGGAGCTCTTGCCAAAGCGTAGACCTGACGAAGACGAGTAAGAGTGAGCTGCAAGAGATCAGCGTCTTGGCGCCTTTCCAACGGAGCCCACTGCTTCAAGAAGATGACACATTTGAAGATCATGTCAGCAGGATGGGAGGGGAAGGATCCCTCGATAGTAAGCTTGTTCCTAATATTCCAAACTGCCCAGAGTAAACGCCCCCATACAACACCACATGACACGTCGAGCGGTGCCACTAACTGATGACAGGAGAGCGCACAACTCAGAACTGGACCTGGGATCCCAGTCCCGGCCTGCGGCCTCGCGGACCGCACTCCACGTGAACCGGGCTAGGTGGCAATGGAAAAAAACATGGTTAGCTGTCTTTGGCTCCCCGCAGACCGCACAAGCCCCGCTGGACGGACCATTGCGTTTGGCTATGTTGACGGACGTGGGAAGTTTGTCACGGCACAGCTGCCACAAAAAGACTTTAATCTTGAGGGGCAACCTAGCTTTCCATAGCTCGGAAGCCACCTgttggtgggtgtcggtgtcaaaaccggcggatctcgggtaggggtcccaagctgtgcgtcttaggatcgatggtaacatgaacacgggattttacccagcttcaggctctcttgatgagataataccctacatgctgcttgattgactttaatgagtataggggttacaagagttgatctaccccgagatcatatgttgtggtctaaaccctagaggtatgatgagcaatgtcataatcatctatcgactagcctggcctcggtttatataatgtaccagaggcctaggataacaagagtcctagccgaatacgccggtggggaggagtccttgtcttgatcaccaagtcttgtggaatcttccatgtatgcggcaactgtccgaactggcccatgagtatacgaccatgggggtccttggcccaatccaactgattgggagacgacgtggtgagtaccccctggtccaggacaccgtcagtagccccctgaagcggtcttcaagttggggacgctcctcgattcttccgaactgttcttcatcttcggccgtcggtcttgaaaactggttcaacaaatcttctcatcttcgatcttgaggatcgccgaagtaaatccgaagagtttacacgtcgggtatccgaggagcccctttaagttatcggcctttattAATGCCTGGTTATTTTTTACGCCactcctcgggtttgaagttgctcccgggcggcagtgtcctcttgcatccgagctccaacgccggactgtattcgaggtatcttttgcagtcaaacaccaacgccggactgcttccgagctccaacgccagaatgtatccgagctccaacgccggactgtgtccaagctccaatgccggactgtatccgaggtgtcatagatcaccttgattcaaaaaagttgaaggagtttagccgagcttaatgccagaaatgccctctatggagccagccactggtgcccaaactttatgccggactgctttcgaggtggtgcaccatccctgactgcgggttgattttttgattggtgcaatttattctctaccaagatatatagccagtagccctcaaggtgtgtgtgtcggtctaaaacccgagatacacctgaaggaaaacatgaaaccgctgatcctagtagcccctgagactcaggtcgatgcgcgaaatcggcctgaggatcaactccaagctcggcagcatacataggaatagaaacacggtgtaatatattagagataatagtgatcggcgaacgggcccttgagagagagTCTTGAGAAGTTGCCGTAATATACCAGCTTGATGCCAGAAAGGTCcatatggtacctattgttgtccgaagacgcgtttgcGCATAGTTTGGTCAAGCcaaacactgagcactttgaattttgtgcattgaataggcaatgcagtagcccccgagacactgttcgagtggcaacaccagatcaggggagcgatgtgcccctttaatatttgtaaataataagcccgaagcccagtagtccccgagccttaatgcgggcatgggtggccgaattaaggatcgatatccatagtataatcacaaattatgtgtaatgactctatgtatccaagtactttacattattaatgctcggatccacattgtacaaaactttgttgaccgaccatcggcttccaccacttcggccagtagctgaggagtgttttcctactttatgAAGATGTTATaggggcaaagatttatggaaaacaaggcaatccggtcatacggttttataaacaaaggtacatggagagatatgttatattacgtaatgtaagaaacatcttccaaggaaaatagtcccgctatcggttcctttctttgggtttccatgcttatcatgatcatgaaacctcacctccggtcaatgtgggaggaaaatgttgaggatttagttcggggaaagttctcgAACTCTAtgttattaatgaaccaaaattttcacttccgtcgtttccgaccaatgtgatcctttaagattgttagctttcggcttcacccagtctgaggtacttactcggatgacccggtagtaacaatcatagaggtgctccctttaccacctagccaaacaatcggaaacatatgggtaagcacaggagccaggcaacccaggtgggccaaaatcttaagtcaaattgatgcatatttatggctttataacaatgATTACGGAAGGCGGcacttgtatattaaatacaaatgccgatgatatgtttattttgactctgttgcgaccgtttatcagttgaaagtggcccatcgtcggcttctacccctttgtagatactacgcagggtgtttccgcaataacaagacaacccttagccgacgtttcagtgcccgaaggcggttgtgttagcgggaacgaggcaatcagatatgcgggctttataacttttacttagtcataggagctctaaattggggaagctagctacgagcccccggttagtgttcgactACAGCTGAGGTCAAGACATAAACACACAAATAGTCTAAAGTGCCATAAgctttggaaaaccaaaaaacgtcagtgaaaacttgacgtccgaacaagatcaagtgttcggtgccaatccaaaaattggaaaaaaaattgtgcttctgtcatgctttaacatgacgcATCCTATCTCAAGACATCACGCGGGTCAgccctttgcaacgaccaagaaggaaacacatttactataaaactgcTCATATCAATTTTAAGAGCCcctaagtgacttgggtaaaagaattttatgtatgatgattgtatgtaccgaagtacttattgttggaaatatgccctagaggcaataataaaatggttattattgtatttccttgttcatgataattgtctattgttcatgctataattgtattaactggaaaccataatacatgtgtgaatacatagaccacaacatgtccctagtgagcctctagttgactagctcgttgatcaatagatggtcatggtttcctgaccatggacattggatgtcattgataacgggatcacatcattaggagaatgacgtgatggacaagacccaatcctaagcatagcacaagatcgtgtagttcgtttgctaaagcttttctaatgtcaagtatcatttccttagaccatgagattgtgtaactccctgataccgtaggagtgctttgggtgtaccaaacgtcacaatgtaactgggtgactataaaggtgcactacaggtatctccgaaactgtctgttgggttggcacgaatcgagactgggatttgtcactccgtatgacggagaggtatctctgggcccactcggtaatgcatcatcataatgagctcaacgtgaccaagtggttggtcacgggatcatgcattactaacgagtaaagtgacttgtcggtaacgagattgaacgaggtattgggataccgatgatcgaatctcgggcaagtaacgtaccgattgacaaagggaattgcatacgggattgcttgaatccttgacatcgtggttcatccgatgagatcatcgtggaacatgtgggagccaacatgggtatccagatcccgctgttggttattggccggagaggtgtctcggtcatgtctgcatgattcccgaacccgtagggtctacacacttaaggttcgatgacgctagggttataaaggaagtttgtatgtggttaccgaatgttgttcggagtcctatatgagatcccggacatcacgaggagtttcggaatggtccgtaggtaaagatttatatatgggaagtccagtttcagtcaccggaatagtttcgggggttatcggtattataccgggaccacagaAAGGtgtccggggtccaccgggtggggccacctgccccgggggacttaatgggctgaatatgggagggaaccagcccctagtgggctggtgcgcccctccccaaggacccaaggcgcctagggttacaaaccctaggggaggggggcgcctccaccttgcttggggggcaagtctccccctcctggccgtcgtccctcccctctagatgggatctggagggggctggccccctctccccttcccctatgtatagtggggttttgggggctgcccaacacatgagttttcctctctcctggcgcagccctacccctctccctcctcgactctcgcagtgcttggcgaagccttgctggagtgccacactcctccatcaccaccacgccattgtgctgctgctggacggagtcttactcaacctctccctctctccttgctggatcaaggcacgggagacgtcaccgggctgcacgtgtgttgaacgcggaggcaccattcttcggtgcttagatcagattCGGCCATGATCTGAATCGCtttgtgaacgactccaccgaccgtgttcttgtaacgcttccgcatcacgatcttcaagggtatgaagatgcactcccctctctctcgttgctagtatctccatagattgatcttggtgatgcgtagaaattttttaatttctgctacgttccccaacagtggtatcagagccaggtttattgcgtagattctatgcacgagtagaacacaagtagttgtgtgcgttggttttgttcaatatgcttaccgttactagtcctatcttgtttcgacggtattgtgggatgaagcggcccggaccgaccttacacgtacacttacgtgagacaggttccaccgactgacatgcacttgttgcataaggtggctagcgggtgccagtctctcccactttagtcagatcggattcgatgaaaagggtccttatgaagggtaaatagcaattggcatatcacgttgtggttttggcgtaggtaagaaacgttcttgctagaaacctatagcagccacgtaaaaaacttgcaacaacaattagaggacgtctaacttgtttttgcagcatatgtcgtgtgatgtgatatggccaagaaggatgtgatgaatgaaatatatgtgatgtatgagattgatcatattcttgtaataggaatcacgacttgcatgtcgatgagtatgacaaccggcaggagccataggagttgtcttaatttattgtatgacctgcgtgtcattgaacaatgccatgtaattactttactttattgctaaccgttagccatagtagtagaagtaataagttggcgagacaacttcatggagacacgatgatggagatcatgatgatggagatcatggtgtcatgccggcgacgatgatgatcatggagccccgaagatggagatcaaaaggagcaaaatgatattggccatatcatgtcactatttgattgcatgtgatgtttatcatgtttatgcatcttatttgcttagaacgacggtagtaaataagatgatccctcataatgatttcaagaaagtgttccccctaattgtgcaccgttgcgaaagttcgttgtttcgaagcaccacgtgatgatcgggtgtgatagattctaacgttcacatacaacgggtgtaagccagatttacacacgcgaaacacttaggttgacttgatgagcctagcatgtacagacatggcctcagaacacaagagaccgaaaggtcgagcatgagtcgtatagtagatacgatcaacatgaagatgttcaccgatgatgactagtccatctcatgtgatgatcggacacggcctagttgactcagatcatgtatcacttagatgactagagggatgtctatctgagtgggagttcattagatgaacttaattatcctgaacatagtcaaaaggtctttgcaaattatgtcgtagctcgcgttttagttctactgttttagatatgttcctagagaaaatttagttgaaagttgatagtagcaattatgcggactgggtccataaactgaggattgtcctcattgctacgtagaaggcttatgtccttaatgcaccgctcggtgtgttgaacctcgaacgtcgtacgcggatgttgtgaacatctgacatacacgttttgatgactacgtgatagttcagtaatgttaaacggtttagaattgaggcgctaaagacgttttagaaacgtcgcggaacatatgagatgttccaagggctgaaattgggatttcaggctcatgcccacgtcaagaggtataagacctccgacgagcttcttagcctacaaactaagggagaaaagctcaatcattgagcttgtactcagattgtctgggtaaaacaatcacttgaatcgagtgggagttaatcttccagatgagatagtgatgtttctccaaagacattgccaccaagttactagagcttcgtgatgaactataacatatcagggatagatatgatgatccttgaaatattcgcgatgtttgacaccgcgaaagtagaaatcaagaaggagcatcaattgttgatggttagtgaaaccactagtttcaacaagggcaagggcaagaaggggtacttcatgaaacggaaaatcagttgctcctccagtgaagaaacccagggttgaacccaaacccgagactaagtgcttctgtaatgagggaacggtcactgaagcagaactaccctagatacttggtagatgagaaggctggcaaggttgacagaagtatattggatatacattgtattaaatgtgtactttactagtactcctagtagcaccagggtattaagatactggttcggttgctaagtgttagtaactcgaaataaaagagctacggaataaacggagactagctaaaggtgagatgatgatgtgtgttggaagtgtttccaaggttgatgtgatcaagcatcgcctgctccctctaccatcgagattggt
It contains:
- the LOC119341105 gene encoding protein NRT1/ PTR FAMILY 8.3-like, with translation MLPAGAQLLKTSGRPAIRAEESSATVPAMASGSEQREQAVALLDHPPAEGFLSQGAAEAYTTDGSLDLDGNPALKQRTGGWRACRTLLAIEFCYNLSINGITCNLITYLTVFLGMGNVAAARSVSTWQATSSVIPLAGAILADSYWGRYRTRVISFSTFAVGMILTALSAYLPLLVKNGISNVVSVQEFILFLGLYIIAVGVGGLRPCLMSFGADQFDDGDPLERRAKGPFFNWYVFTMYCGSTIASTGIVWVQDHYGWALGPTILAAVLAGGLSCLVATSHKYRFQPTRGSPLTGVCQVVVAAVRNFNVQLPSDSSLLYELPEDNPVMKGFERIEHTTDLQFFDKAAIVAPSNKEVEEADLPALRGPWRLCAVTQVEELKILVRMLPLLATIVFFYAVAAQVPSTFVEQGMAMDTTVGSARIPSASMSTFNVLTIVVLIPLYDRVFVPVARRLTGRENGISGLQRIGAGLAMPVLSMGAAAFLETARLRAAKASPRAPNGTSVLWQVPQYALEGVGQVLTTVGQFSFFYSQAPPAMKTVCTALGLLSIAAGEYLSSLLLTAVQWATATGGAPGWIPDDLNEGHLDRFFWMMAGLGCLNLMAFVSCAMRYKSRKAKCQRCGSNFVDNR